A genomic region of Papaver somniferum cultivar HN1 chromosome 7, ASM357369v1, whole genome shotgun sequence contains the following coding sequences:
- the LOC113293163 gene encoding kinesin-like protein KIN-7H, with protein MIEEVVRDSDHLRSLINICVAKRKVGVTSLNDTSSRSHQVKIWCPMYYHFKLAFLVWLQLPSFDKVQVNSIIQRINIKI; from the exons ATGATTGAAGAAGTAGTGAGGGACAGTGATCATTTGAGGAGCTTAATTAATATTTGTGTAG CTAAAAGGAAAGTGGGTGTAACTTCCTTAAATGACACAAGCTCAAGATCACACCAGGTTAAAATCTG GTGTCCCATGTACTATCACTTTAAGCTTGCATTTCTGGTGTGGCTCCAACTTCCATCTTTTGAT aaagtacaagtgaattcgatcatccagcgaataaacatcaaaatctga
- the LOC113299057 gene encoding U4/U6 small nuclear ribonucleoprotein PRP4-like protein — protein MEVDEEETTLNTTTSPSLPQPSAVRSHDNLTSAITTTNLPLLPTLIAPPPPAGVLPIISAINLAPPLPPQIIPPIAPIPLAPIPRPPVMLPPHPGTAEQNGSDSDSGDEESGPNKSMDYEISEESRQVRERQEKIMQDHLLKRRAYALAVPTNDSAVRARLCRLGEPVTLFGEREMERRDRLRKIMVNLDPEHQDKLFKAHEDEEAANAAAAEDSDGEGPQQYPFYTEGSQELLQARINIAKYSIVKAALRLERAKRRRDDPDEDFDAEIDWALKQAGSLELDCSEIGDDRPLTGCSFSCDGEKLATCALNGATRLWSMPRVSRIVAPFKGHTERTTDVAFSPVSSDLLATASADRTAILWNTEGRCLRKYEGHLDRLARVAFHPTGKYLATASFDKTWRMWDVETGVELLFQEGHNRSVYGICFHHDGSLAASCGLDSLARVWDLRSGRSILSLEGHVKPVYGINFSPNGYHLATGGEDNTCRIWDLRKKKSLYIIPAHSNLISQVKFDPQEGYFLATASYDMTAKLWSARDFKPIKTLSGHESKVSSLDIVGDGQYIATVSHDRTIKLWASRSNGKDRTMDID, from the exons ATGGaagtagatgaagaagaaacCACCTTGAATACCACTACTTCGCCATCATTGCCCCAACCCTCAGCTGTACGCTCTCATGACAACTTAACATCCGCCATCACCACTACTAATCTTCCACTTCTTCCAACCTTAATTGCACCACCTCCTCCAGCAGGTGTTCTTCCAATTATTTCTGCAATTAATCTCGCCCCACCTCTTCCTCCTCAAATCATTCCTCCAATAGCTCCCATTCCCCTTGCCCCGATTCCTCGTCCTCCTGTTATGCTCCCACCACATCCGGGAACAGCTGAACAAAATGGCTCTGATTCTGATTCCGGCGATGAAGAATCTGGTCCTAATAAGTCCATGGATTACGAGATATCAGAAGAGAGCAGACAGGTCCGAGAGCGTCAAGAAAAAATAATGCAGGACCACCTTTTGAAAAGAAGGGCTTACGCTCTAGCCGTACCAACTAATGACTCGGCTGTTCGTGCTCGTCTTTGTCGTCTTGGCGAACCAGTAACGCTTTTCGGCGAAAGAGAGATGGAAAGAAGAGATCGTTTAAGGAAGATAATGGTGAATTTAGATCCTGAACATCAGGATAAGCTTTTTAAAGCTCACGAAGATGAGGAGGCTGCAAATGCTGCTGCTGCCGAGGATAGTGATGGGGAAGGGCCTCAACAGTACCCTTTTTACACTGAAGGATCGCAAGAGCTTTTGCAAGCGCGAATAAACATTGCAAAGTATTCGATTGTCAAGGCAGCTTTGAGGCTTGAGCGTGCGAAAAGGAGGAGGGATGAcccagatgaagattttgatgctGAGATAGATTGGGCCTTGAAACAGGCTGGTAGCTTGGAACTTGATTGTAGTGAAATAGGTGATGATCGGCCACTTACTGGATGCTCCTTCTCTTGTGATGGAGAAAAGCTTGCAACCTG TGCTTTAAATGGAGCCACTAGATTATGGAGCATGCCACGAGTAAGTAGGATTGTTGCTCCTTTCAAGGGTCACACAGAGCGGACAACTGATGTTGCATTTTCTCCTGTTTCATCTGACCTTTTAGCAACTGCATCTGCTGATCGAACTGCAATCTTGTGGAACACTGAAGGGCGttgtttgagaaaatatgaagggcaTCTTGATCGACTTGCTCGTGTGGCGTTCCACCCAACCGGTAAGTATCTGGCGACAGCCAGTTTTGATAAGACTTGGAGAATGTGGGATGTTGAAACTGGAGTCGAGCTGCTTTTCCAAGAAGGCCACAATAGGAGTGTTTATGGTATATGCTTTCACCATGATGGTTCTCTGGCTGCATCATGTGGCCTTGATTCACTTGCTCGGGTGTGGGATCTTCGTTCTGGAAGGAGCATCCTTTCTTTGGAAGGTCACGTGAAACCG GTATATGGAATTAACTTCTCCCCAAATGGCTATCATTTAGCCACTGGTGGAGAAGATAATACTTGTCGGATCTGGGATCTAAGGAAAAAGAAGTCTTTGTACATAATACCAGCTCACTCCAATCTTATTTCGCAAGTCAAGTTTGACCCACAAGAAGGATATTTTCTGGCAACTGCTTCATATGATATGACAGCCAAG CTATGGTCTGCACGGGATTTTAAGCCTATAAAGACTTTGTCCGGACATGAATCGAAAGTCTCATCGCTGGATATTGTTGGAG ATGGACAGTATATTGCAACTGTTTCACACGATCGGACTATCAAGCTGTGGGCAAGTCGTAGCAATGGAAAGGACAGGACAATGGATATTGATTAG
- the LOC113293195 gene encoding transmembrane protein 18-like, with amino-acid sequence MEDLKSAMNEHMDLMSDLVEKFSGELRTLTDEHHVGLQPVVDNFLGFFHAINWKETRLMALLSFHVALLLTIILSRKNTNIQTSLFFVALVGVYFAENMNTFLGSNWKSFAGQNYFDKRGVFLSALWSGPLLVISIIIMVNMLFSLCQVMVKWKRAELKHKARAARNKQE; translated from the exons atgGATCTAATGTCAGATCTCGTCGAGAAATTTAGTGGTGAACTTCGC ACACTCACTGATGAACACCACGTTGGATTGCAACCTGTTGTCGATAATTTCCTTGGCTTCTTCCATGCTATCAATTGGAAG GAAACTCGGCTGATGGCCTTATTATCGTTTCATGTCGCCCTGCTGTTAACAATCATCTTATCTAGGAAGAATACCAATATTCAGACGAGCTTGTTCTTTGTCGCAT TGGTGGGTGTTTACTTTGCAGAAAATATGAATACATTTCTTGGTAGCAACTGGAAAAGTTTTGCGGGACAAAACTATTTTGACAAGCGTGGTGTGTTTCTGTCAGCACTCTGGTCAGGACCTCTTCTGGTCATTTCAATCATAATCATG GTAAACATGCTCTTTTCCTTGTGCCAAGTAATGGTTAAGTGGAAAAGAGCTGAGCTCAAGCACAAGGCAAGGGCTGCTCGTAACAAGCAAGAATGA